A region from the Plutella xylostella chromosome 8, ilPluXylo3.1, whole genome shotgun sequence genome encodes:
- the LOC105394254 gene encoding uncharacterized protein LOC105394254 (The RefSeq protein has 1 substitution compared to this genomic sequence), whose translation MSLKLYYDLMSQPSRAVYILLKKSNINFEPKYVDLRKGVHYTDEYSNNINRFKKVPVIDHNGFILTESVAIIRYLGRENLLPEALFPRADKVLNTRLDEFLEWQHLGLRAPLAMYFRVVMFSPDSEKIPSYQKRMETALDEFSTLWLGRGNQYILGDTVTVADLLAACEVEQPRMTGYDCTANYPVIREWMDRVRTYFNPHYAEASTIVEKIAAKRVPMKKPTAKL comes from the exons ATGTCGCTCAAATTATACTATGATCTTATGTCTCAACCTTCTAGGGCAGTCTATATtctgttaaaaaaatctaacatTAACTTTGAACCAAAATACGTGGATTTACGGAAAg GTGTTCACTACACTGATGAATATTCCAATAATATTAACAGATTCAAGAAGGTTCCAGTGATTGACCATAATGGATTTATCTTGACTGAAAG TGTTGCTATAATTCGGTACCTGGGCAGAGAGAACCTTCTCCCGGAGGCCCTATTCCCGAGGGCAGACAAGGTTCTGAACACACGGCTAGATGAGTTCCTCGAATGGCAGCATCTTGGTCTCCGCGCTCCGCTGGCCATGTACTTCAGAGTTGTT ATGTTCAGCCCAGACTCGGAGAAGATCCCGTCATACCAGAAGCGCATGGAGACAGCTCTGGACGAGTTCAGCACGCTGTGGCTGGGACGAGGGAACCGGTATATTCTGGGAGACACCGTGACGGTAGCCGACTTACTAGCCGCTTGCGAGGTGGAACAACCAC GGATGACCGGATATGACTGCACTGCCAACTACCCCGTCATACGAGAGTGGATGGACCGAGTCAGGACCTACTTCAACCCACATTATGCCGAAGCCAGCACCATAGTAGAAAAGATTGCAGCCAAGAGAGTCCCTATGAAGAAACCCACAGCTAAGTTGTGA
- the LOC119693067 gene encoding uncharacterized protein LOC119693067: protein MRLQVLLFSSIVMTVNGLKEEEIKEICSSLDCSNSTKEAVCGVRAEGEGYKLKEFDSECELLKFGCDVTKIERYGLIGYSFCEQVFHRSHDSKNAEDLTNHGSDNDEDELYNDASNMCEQNICSSGNDTTEVCAIRKEDNAFRIKLFQSQCELSKHNCRQKLKYTETLSVDCLDLQENYTNEILAAEKAEEFFQNIGTNDLGEKISKLVVVSDLPFHNGDINSTVQNFFDRTHSSKLVLKQLTASEVSRRSMHNTHPGPVQVFEPVVPITDEKDRFDDYEHEPTLQTCFHKCPESCPDIYKPVCGTAGLNAREPSLLFKNHCFMDIAQCKMYRERKTKTSKSSKYQGLTFLFCLGDQSYNTLRLVPLIRSLQRMGRIRQRGSFHYRIQNYRTQNNVLVREPNFMG from the exons ATGAGGTTGCAAGTCCTACTGTTTTCCAGTATTGTAATGACTGTGAATGGATTGAAAGAAGAGGAAATAAAGGAAATATGCTCGAGTCTGGATTGCAGTAACTCCACTAAAGAGGCAGTCTGCGGGGTCAGAGCCGAGGGGGAAGGGTATAAACTCAAGGAATTCGACAGCGAATGTGAGCTCCTTAAATTcggatgtgacgtcacaaaaatagaaa GATATGGCTTAATAGGCTATAGTTTTTGCGAGCAAGTATTTCATCGCTCACATGATTCTAAAAACGCTGAGGATCTAACCAACCATGGCTCCGACAATGATGAAGATGAGCTCTACAATGATGCATCCAATATGTGCGAGCAGAACATCTGCAGCAGCGGTAATGACACTACAGAAGTGTGCGCCATTAGGAAAGAAGACAATGCATTCCGAATAAAACTATTCCAAAGCCAATGCGAGCTATCAAAACACAACTGCAgacaaaagttgaaatatacCGAAACACTATCGGTTGACTGTCTAGATCTTCAAGAAAACTACACGAATGAAATCCTTGCTGCAGAGAAAGCTGAAGAGTTTTTCCAAAACATTGGAACTAACGATTTGGGAGAAAAAATCAGCAAGCTAGTGGTCGTAAGTGACCTGCCCTTTCACAATGGCGACATCAACTCCACAGTTCAAAACTTCTTCGATAGAACACATTCAAGCAAGCTCGTTCTAAAGCAACTTACGGCGTCAGAAGTTTCTCGAAGGTCCATGCACAATACTCACCCTGGGCCGGTGCAGGTATTCGAACCTGTTGTTCCGATTACTGATGAGAAAGATAGATTTGACGACTATGAGCATGAGCCTACGCTGCAGACTTGCTTTCACAAGTGTCCGGAG tCATGCCCTGACATATACAAGCCGGTGTGCGGCACGGCCGGCCTGAACGCCAGAGAGCCCAGCCTTCTGTTCAAGAACCACTGTTTCATGGATATAGCCCAGTGCAAAATGTACCgggagcgcaagaccaagacgtCAAAATCATCAA AGTACCAAGGCCTCACGTTTCTGTTCTGCCTGGGCGATCAGTCGTACAACACGTTGCGGCTGGTGCCTCTCATCAGGTCTCTTCAGCGCATGGGGCGGATCCGGCAGCGCGGCAGCTTCCACTATCGGATTCAGAACTACCGCACGCAGAATAACGTGCTAGTGCGGGAGCCTAACTTTATGGGGTAG
- the LOC105383754 gene encoding ubiquitin carboxyl-terminal hydrolase 5, which translates to MASLELLTPHLSKINNPRPQQLVYKDECVYSFDNPESETGLYVSLVSFLGFGRNYVEQYFQKTGNAVFLHIKTDKELAPEPEQTGDGPEKKITRLAIGVEGGFDPDAGRNKYIYTEHHSVVVLPGFHTYAWPNDALPDVVKKSVQAVIEAESPFKLAEMAALAGTWDGEQREVSAHALDLKQLDNGVKVPPSGWQCAKCELTTNLWLNLTDGSILCGRKFFDGSGGNDHAVEHYKQTGYPLAVKLGTITADGSGDVFSYPEDDMVQDPLLRAHLLHFGIRVQQLEKTEKSMVELELELNQRNLEWSALQESGSALVPLSGPRLTGMRNLGNSCYINSVMQVMFRIPDFIRRFVDGAPDIFGTFPDDPVNDFNVQTAKLGVGLASGRYAEGVAPHMFRQLVGRAHPEFVSKRQQDAHEFYAHFLTLTERNSRNKPNPGECLRLVVEDRVRCGATGRVRYTRRTEQHVPLPVPLAEATNLDAVRASEQKRSEAEAKGQHFDPSQIVRPHIPFQACLASFLREEAVEQFYSTAADDKVTAHKITRLATFPDYLLVQLKKFTIKEDWTPAKLDVSVDMPWEVDLSCLRGHGQQPGEELLPESAPAEQPPPTFDEALLAELLDMGFPLEACKKALYFSNNGGLEAASHWLMEHMTDWDFGHPFQPPAAAAGAAAATANIDETSISQIMGMGFTRPQALKALSATGGAVDRAVDWIFSHADELDAPDAAPPAADPALGCRDGPEKYKLVAFISHMGTSSTVGHYVCHVLHDGRWVIFNDEKVALSENPPKDLGYLYLYERL; encoded by the exons ATGGCATCTTTAGAATTATTAACTCCACATTTATCTAAAATTAATAACCCGAGACCGCAACAGCTCGTTTACAAGGACGAATGTGTATATTCCTTCGATAATCCG gAGAGTGAGACTGGGCTATATGTATCGCTCGTGTCATTCCTCGGCTTCGGTCGCAATTATGTGGAGCAGTACTTCCAGAAGACGGGAAATGCCGTCTTTCTGCACATCAAAACAGATAAAGAACTG GCCCCGGAGCCCGAGCAGACGGGAGACGGCCCAGAGAAGAAGATCACCCGCCTGGCCATAGGAGTGGAAGGAGGCTTCGACCCTGACGCTGGGAGGAACAAGTACATCTACACAGAGCATCACAGTGTTGTGGTGCTGCCAGGGTTCCATACGTATGCGTGGCCCAATGACGCGCTGCCTGATGTG GTGAAGAAGTCGGTGCAGGCGGTGATCGAGGCGGAGTCCCCGTTCAAGCTGGCGGAGAtggcggcgctggcgggcACGTGGGACGGCGAGCAGCGGGAGGTCTCCGC ACACGCGCTAGATCTGAAACAACTGGACAACGGCGTGAAGGTCCCTCCCTCGGGCTGGCAGTGCGCCAAGTGCGAGCTCACCACCAACCTGTGGCTCAACCTGACGGACGGCTCCATACTCTGTGGAAGGAAGTTCTTCGACGGCTCGGGGGGAAACGATCATGCG GTGGAACACTACAAGCAGACCGGCTACCCTCTAGCGGTGAAGCTGGGCACTATAACGGCGGACGGCTCGGGCGACGTATTCTCGTACCCTGAAGACGACATGGTGCAAGACCCGCTTCTGCGCGCGCACCTTCTCCACTTCGGCATCCGAGTGCAGCAGCTCGAGAAG ACTGAAAAATCCATGGTGGAACTCGAACTGGAGCTAAACCAGCGCAACCTCGAGTGGTCCGCCTTACAGGAGTCGGGCAGCGCCCTGGTGCCGCTCAGCGGGCCGCGGCTGACCGGCATGCGCAACCTCGGCAACTCGTGCTACATCAACAGCGTCATGCAG GTGATGTTCCGCATCCCGGACTTCATCCGGCGGTTCGTGGACGGCGCGCCGGACATCTTCGGCACGTTCCCCGACGACCCCGTCAACGACTTCAACGTGCAGAC TGCGAAGCTAGGCGTGGGCCTCGCCTCAGGGCGCTACGCCGAGGGCGTGGCCCCGCACATGTTCCGGCAGCTGGTGGGCCGCGCGCACCCCGAGTTCGTCTCCAAGCGCCAGCAGGACGCGCACGAGTTCTATGCGCACTTCCTTACGCTTACTGAG CGCAACAGCCGCAACAAGCCCAACCCAGGCGAGTGCCTGCGCCTCGTGGTCGAAGACCGAGTCCGCTGCGGCGCCACCGGCCGAGTCCGCTACACGAGGCGCACCGAACAACATGTTCCGCTGCCCGTGCCTCTAGCTGAAGCGACCAATTTGGATGCGGTTAGAGCGAGCGAGCAGAAGAGGAGTGAGGCTGAAGCTAAAGGACAGCATTT CGACCCATCACAAATCGTCCGGCCGCACATCCCGTTCCAGGCGTGTCTAGCCAGCTTCCTGCGCGAGGAGGCTGTGGAGCAGTTCTACAGCACCGCCGCCGACGACAAGGTCACCGCGCACAA AATAACCCGTCTGGCGACGTTCCCCGACTACCTGCTGGTGCAGCTGAAGAAGTTCACCATCAAGGAGGACTGGACGCCCGCCAAGCTCGACGTCAGCGTCGACATGCCGTGGGAG GTGGACCTAAGCTGCCTGCGCGGGCACGGGCAGCAGCCGGGCGAAGAATTACTTCCAGAGAGCGCGCCGGCCGAGCAGCCGCCGCCGACGTTCGACGAGGCGCTCCTGGCCGAGCTG TTGGACATGGGCTTTCCACTAGAAGCTTGCAAGAAGGCTCTCTACTTCAGCAACAACGGCGGGCTGGAGGCGGCGTCGCACTGGCTCATGGAGCACATGACCGACTGGGACTTCGGACACCCCTTccagccgcccgccgccgccgccggcgccgcaG CCGCCACCGCCAACATCGACGAGACCAGCATATCCCAGATCATGGGCATGGGCTTCACCCGGCCGCAAGCGCTCAAGGCGCTCTCCGCCACCGGCGGCGCCGTGGACCGCGCCGTGGACTGGATCTTCAGCCACGCGGATGAACTGGACGCTCCGGATGCGGCGCCGCCGGCCGCTGATCCGGCGCTAGGGTGCAGGGATGGGCCGGAGA AGTACAAGCTGGTGGCGTTCATCTCGCACATGGGCACGTCGTCCACGGTGGGCCACTACGTGTGCCACGTGCTGCACGACGGCCGCTGGGTCATCTTCAACGATGAGAAG